Proteins from a single region of Micropterus dolomieu isolate WLL.071019.BEF.003 ecotype Adirondacks unplaced genomic scaffold, ASM2129224v1 contig_11563, whole genome shotgun sequence:
- the LOC123965868 gene encoding alpha-(1,3)-fucosyltransferase 7, whose amino-acid sequence MTTSGSRAFVIVLLLLGSLSSLLYYILLNEKLCLQKYHLDVPQRNISILLWHWPFGRSYQLDGNKCLEMYNISRCFLTHNISSFSTADVVVFHHQELSRGLSSLPLHQHRPASQHWVWLSMEPPINNANLTQLNGLFNWTMSYRRDADISIPYGKTMLGGDGLGFQAPLNRSCFVSWVVSRYRPHQARAVVYQSLKKYIPIEVYGKWNKKPLSDKELLPTIAKCLFYLSFENSETTDYISEKLWRNAFQAGAVPVVLGPSRATYEALAPPGSFIHVSDFKSTADLAAYLKHVAADRQAYEEYFQWRSTHRIKTITDWRERLCHICVKYTSLPANRVYQDLDSWVNS is encoded by the coding sequence ATGACAACATCTGGATCCCGAGCCTTTGTcattgtcctcctcctcctcggctCCCTCTCATCCCTGCTTTATTACATCTTATTGAATGAGAAGCTCTGTCTGCAGAAATATCATCTAGATGTTCCTCAGAGAAACATCAGCATCCTGCTTTGGCACTGGCCGTTCGGCCGCTCATACCAGCTTGACGGGAACAAATGCCTTGAGATGTACAACATCAGCCGATGTTTCCTTACTCATAACATCTCTTCTTTCTCTACGGCCGATGTGGTTGTCTTCCACCACCAGGAGCTGAGCAGAGGTCTGTCCTCACTGCCCCTGCACCAGCATCGCCCCGCCTCCCAGCACTGGGTGTGGTTGTCAATGGAGCCTCCTATCAACAATGCGAACCTCACACAGCTGAACGGCCTCTTCAACTGGACGATGAGCTACAGACGTGATGCAGACATATCTATCCCTTATGGAAAGACCATGCTAGGAGGTGATGGACTAGGCTTTCAGGCTCCTCTAAATCGCTCCTGTTTTGTCAGCTGGGTGGTCAGCAGATATCGGCCTCACCAGGCTCGGGCTGTTGTTTACCAAAGTCTGAAGAAGTATATACCCATAGAGGTGTACGGCAAGTGGAACAAAAAACCCCTGTCAGACAAAGAGCTGTTGCCCACCATTGCAAAGTGTCTTTTTTACCTGTCTTTTGAGAACTCTGAGACGACGGACTATATCAGCGAGAAGCTCTGGAGAAACGCTTTCCAAGCAGGGGCCGTGCCAGTGGTACTCGGACCCAGCAGGGCCACGTATGAGGcactggctccccctggttccTTTATCCATGTCTCTGATTTCAAGAGCACAGCAGACCTGGCAGCCTATCTGAAGCATGTGGCTGCAGACCGGCAGGCCTATGAGGAGTACTTCCAGTGGCGCAGCACCCACAGAATtaaaaccatcactgactggaGAGAAAGGCTTTGTCACATCTGTGTTAAGTACACCAGCTTACCAGCGAATAGAGTCTATCAGGACCTGGACAGCTGGGTTAACAGCTGA